One Paraburkholderia caballeronis genomic window, CGTGAAATACCACCGCCTCGCGACGCCGACCGTGATGATCGAATGGACCGAGTATCCGGACCGGATGGTGTGGACGTTCCCGGACGCGTTCGTGTCCAGTCCGTCGCGCGAGTTGCGCGAGTTCATCATCGAGCAGCAGTACATGCAGCACGTCACGCATCTGGAGGACGTCGCGGGCCGCCGCTGCCCGCCGGTGCGCGCGTGTTTTTCCTATGCCGCGCCCGCGCATGCCGAGCGTTACGCGGATTATCTCGGCTGCCCGTGTTTCTTCGACGAGCCGCAGTGCGAGCTGGTGTACGACAGCGCGATCCTCGACCAGAAGCCGCAGCTCGCGCACAAGCTGACGGCTGCGCTGCTTCAGGAAACCTGCGACCGGCTGATCGGGCAGGCGAAGACGTCGGCCGGCGTGGCGGGCGAGGTCTATCAGATCCTGATGGGCCAACCCGGCGTCTTTCCGGGCATGGACGAAGTGGCGGACGCGATGCATCTGACGACCCGCACGCTGCGCCGGCGTCTGCTGGCGGAAGGCACGTCGTTCGTCGCGATCGTCGACGACGTGCGCCGCTCGCTCGCGCTCGAATATCTGAAGACGACGCGGATGAGCACCGACGACGTCGCGATGCTGCTCGGCTTCAGCGACACGGCGAACTTTCGCCGCGCGCTCAAGCGATGGACGGGGAAGGGGCCGGGCGAACTGCGCGGGTGATGCGGGCGGCGCTGGGGGAGAAGCGCGGCGCGGAGCGCAACGGCATCGCGATGACGGCCGCAACGGCGGCATTCACCGCGACCGCCGCGGCCTCACGCGGCGCATCGCCCACCGTCATTGCGCGCCTGCATGCCGGGCTGCCTGTTCGATCAGCTTCGCGACTTCGACCGGATGCGAGATATACGCCGCGTGGCTCGACGGGATTTCGACGGTCGTGCTGCCGGCGCGCTTCGTCATGAAGCGTTCGAGATCGGGATTGATTGCGCGGTCCGCCGTCGCGACGACCGCCCAGCTGGGTTTTGTCCTCCACGCGGCCTGCGTGATCGGCACGCCGAACGACTGGGCCGCCGGCATCACCTGCGAGGCCGCCATGAACTGCGCTTCGGCCGCGGGGACATCCGCCGCGAAGTCCGCGCGGAACTGGGCCGGATCGAAATACAGGTAGCCGTCGGCGGTCGCCTTGATCGCCTTCGTCGCGGGCGGCATCTTCTTCGTCAGGTCCAGCGGGCTTTCGCCGGTGTCCGGCTGGAATGCCGCGACATACACGAGGCCGGCCACCTTCGCGTCGTTGCCCGCCTCGGTCACGACCGCGCCGCCGTAGCTGTGGCCGACGAGGATGCTCGGGCCGTCCTGCGCGTCGATCACGCGCCTGGTCGCCTTCACGTCGTCGTCGAACGACGTTTCAGGCTCCTGAACGACGGACACCTTGTAGCCGTCGCGCGTGAGGATTTTCGACACGGCTTGCCAGCCCGAGCCGTCCGCGAAGAAGCCGTGCACGAGGACGACGTTCTTGACCGGCGCGGCCGCCGGGGTTGGCGTGGTTGCCGTGGCGGCGTGAGCGCCGAGCGAGGCGAAGGCGAACGCAAAAGCGGCGGCGAGGCGGGTAAGAGGCGATTTCATTTGAGGCTCCAAAAAAGGGTTGAGTGACAAGAGGTTCACGACGAGTTTCGTCTCATCGGTTTAGCCATCCTACTAGTAGGGTGGCTAAACCTCAAGTTCTTTTTTCGGGGCTGGAGCTTTTGACCTGCTACGGGTACACTGACGCGGTATTCATCCGACTAGATGGTAGGGAAAATGACAGCAACCGGCGAAGTGACGTTAGGCAGGATCGTCGAGGCGGGGCGGCAGTTGATCATGCGGCGCGGCTACAGCGGCTTCAGCTACGCCGACGTCGCCGACGCGATCGACATCCGCAAGGCGAGCATTCACCACCACTTTCCGGCGAAGGCGGATCTGGTGATCGCGGTAGTCAGGCAGTCGCGCGACACGTTCGACGCCGACATGGCGTCGCTACAGGCGGGCGGCGCCGATCCGCTCGCGCAGTTGCGCGCGTACGTCGGCTACTGGGAGCGTTGCATCGCGGACGACAGCGCGCCGTTCTGCGTGGCCGGGATGCTCGGCGCGGAATTGCCGGCGCTGCCCGATGAAGTCGCGCAGGAGGTGAGGGCGCATTTCGAGAACCTGGCCGCGTGGCTCGAACAGGTGCTCGAAGCGGGTGTGAAGAGCCGGCTGTTCAGGCTCGGCGGATCGGTGCAGGCGGAGGCAGCGACGCTGGTGTCGGTGGTGTACGGCGCGATGCTGGCCGCGCGCGCGTATGGCAACGCTACGCTCTTCAAGGACGTGACCGATGCCGCTGTCGAAAGGATCGTCAATCCGCGCAGGAAAGCGAAGTCCGCGTGAAGGCCGTGTGCGCGGGGCTTCGCTCGTGAACCGTGCGTAGCCCGCGCGCTGTGACGCTTCGTGCGGCCGATCCGTCGCGCGAAGCGTGTTCTGCGATTCCCTCGATTACCGCGAGCCGACCCGCTGATCCGCCGGCGTGAAGTCGATGCTCGCGAACCCGCCGCCCTGGTAACGCTGCGCGGTTTCGTCGAGCGGATTCGGCTTGCCGACGATATCGGTTGCGTAGTCTTCCGCGTTCTGGCGCGGCGCATAGCCTAGCCGTTCCGCGCCGCTGTTGTCCCAATAGCTTCGCGTGTTGTTCGACACCCCCCACACGACCTGAAAGCCGATGTCCGGCACGTTGATCGACTGTTCGATCAATTGCAGCAGATCGTCATGGCCGAGCCACGTGCCCAGATGGCGGAACTCGGTCGGCTTCTCGACGCAACTGCCGATCCGGATGCACACGCTCTCGATCCCGTGCTTGTCCCAGTACATCCGCGCGAGCGATTCGCCCCACGCCTTGCTGAGCCCGTAGAACCCGTCGGGCCGGAACGCGCAGTCGAGGTCGAGCTTCTGTTCGACCGGATACATGCCGATCGCGTGGTTCGAACTCGCGAACACGATGCGCCGCACGCGATGGCGGCGCGCCCCTTCGTACACCGCAACGAGTCCGCGCAGGTTGTTCTCGATGATCTCCGGCAGCGGCCGCTCGACGCTCGTGCCGGCCATGTGGATCAGCACGTCGATGCCCCGCATCAACCGGTCGACGACTTCCGGGTCGCGCAGATCGCCGTGCATCACGTCCTCGCCCGGCACGATCGGTTCGAGCGGTTTCGAGCCGGCGGCGGAGCGCAGGTCGAAGCCGCGCGCAAGCAGCGCGGGACGCAGCACGCGGCCCAACTGGCCGCCTGCGCCGCTCAAAGCAACTTTGGTCACGTTGGAAAACCCTCTTGAGCAAAACGGAATAACGCGCGCCGCGCGCGGCTGAACGGGAACGCGGGCGGCCTGCATGGCGGTCGCCGCACGGTCTCCGGTGGCGGACATCGTGCGGAATCGTCGCAAAGTTGTCAATCAAATATTCGGATTCGATGACCATTCGCTGATGCCGGACACGGCATCGTTCGGCTGCTCCGCACAGTGCGGCATCCGTTCGCGGCCTTCGGCGCGCCGGCATTGGCGCGGAAAAGCCTCGGCCGCCAGCGCGCATTTACGCTGGTTCGCGCCGCGCGGACGCCGCAGCGTGGAAACCGTCGCCGGAGACAGGGCTTGCCACGCCCAATTTCATCCGGGTATCCACCAGGGCGCAACCGGGGGCAAGGTCTATACAATCCGATGTTGTCAAACAACAACCGAGTGCAGGCGGCGAACGGGGTTTCCCGCCGCGTGGTGCGCGCCCCGGTCGGCTGACGACGTCTATTACAAGGAAAGCACAATGAAGAAATTTTCGCTGTCCCGCCTTTCGATGATGGTTGCCGCGTCGGCGCTCGCGCTCGGCGCGGGCGGCGCGCAGGCCCGCGTGTTCCGCGCGGCCAACGTGCACGCCGACACGTTTCCGACCGTGCAGGCCCTCAAGTACATGGGCGACGAAGTGGCGAAGGAGACCGGCGGCAAGGACACGATGAAAGTCTTCGGCAACAGCGCGCTCGGCTCCGAAGGCGACACCATCTCGCAGGTGCGCGTCGGCGCGCTCGACATGGTGTGGGCCAACGGCTCGCTCTTCAACGAGATCGTGCCGGAATCGGTGATCCCGTCGCTGCCGTTCCTGTTTCGCGACATCGATCATTTCCGCAAGGTGATGTACGGCCCCGAAGGCCAGAAGATCCTCGACGCGTTCTCCGCGAAGGGGATGGTCGCGCTCGCGTTCTACGAGAGCGGCGCGCGCTCGATCTACGCGAAGAAGGCGATCCACTCGCCGGCCGACCTGAAGGGGCTGAAGGTGCGCGTGCAGCCGTCCGACCTGATGGTGGACGAGATCAAGGCGATGGGCGGCACGCCGACGCCGATGCCGTATGCCGAGGTCTACACGGGACTCAAGACCGGGCTCGTCGATTCGGCGGAGAACAACGTGTCGTCGTATGCGGAGACGAAGCACTACGAAGTGGCGCCGGTCTTTTCGGAAACGCAGCACGTGATGATTCCGGAAGTGCTGGTGTTCTCGAAGAAGATCTGGGACACGCTGACGCCGCAGGAACAGGCGACGGTCAAGAAGGCGGCGACCGACTCGGTGCCGTATTACGTGAAGCTGTGGACCGCCCAGGAAGACAACGCGATGAAGACCGTCGTGAAGGGCGGCGCAACCGTCGTGCCGGCGTCGCAGATCGACCGCGCCGCGTTCGTGAAGGCGATGCAGCCGGTGTGGGCGAAGTACGAGTCGACGCCGCAGATGAAGCAGCTCGTCGACGAGATCCAGGCGGTCCACTGAGCGCGCCGCGCGCGGATCGCGCCGGAATGCGCAGCCCGGACCGAAGCGCCGGGCGCGCGTTCCGGCTGGCCGTTTTTCGCGCGGGAGCGCGGCGGGCCGCGAGCCCTGCCCGCGCAAGGCGCCCGCGCACCGTATGAGGATGCCCAGATGAGTTTCATGAAGCGCCCGAACGATGTCGTTTCCGGCGTGCTGACGGTCGTGGCGGCGATCTGCCTCGTCGTGCTGTGCGCGATGGTGCTGTACGGCGTCGTGATGCGCTACGTGTTCGACGATGCGCCCGATTTCGTCGAGCCGGTCGCGCTGCTGATGGTGATCGTGATCGCGTTCTTCGGCGCCGCGCTGAAGGTGCGCGACGGCGGCCACATCGGCCTCGACTCGCTGGTCACGAAACTGCCGCCGCGCGCGCGTCTCGCGGCCGTCGCGTTCCAGCATCTGTGCCTGATCGCGTTCGCGGTGGCGATGTTCTTCGGCTGCCAGGAGATGGCGTCGACGACCAGCGACGACCCGATCCCGATCATCGGTCTGCCCGAGGCCACCCGCTACTACATTCCGATGGCGGCGAGCGTGTGCATCGTGCTTTTCTCTTTCGAACATCTGCTGAACATGTTCGCGCGCCAGCGGACCTGATGGATCATGGAACTCGCCATTCTCACGATAAGTTTTCTCGTTTTCCTCGTGCTCGGGGTGCCGGTGTCGTTCGCGCTCGGGCTGTCGTGCGTGCTGACCTACCTGTACGAAGGGCTGCCGGTCGCGACCGCGATGCAGTCGATGGTGTCGGGCATCAACGCGTTTTCGTTCCTCGCGGTGCCGTTCTTCATCTTCTCGGGCGAGCTGATGCTGCACGGCGGCATCGCGGACCGCATCCTGCGCTTCGCGCAGGCGCTCGTCGGCCATTTCCGCGGCGGTCTCGGCATGGCGAACGTGGTCGCGTGCACGCTGTTCGGCGGCGTGTCCGGCTCGCCGACCGCGGACACGTCCGCGATGGGCGGCGTCGTGATCCCGCTGATGAAGCGCGAGGGTTACAGCGCCGCGTACGCGGTCAACGTGACGACGCACTCGTCGCTCGCCGGCGCGCTGATGCCGACCTCGACCAACATGATCATCTACGCGCTCGCCGCGCAGGGCATCACCGGGATGGTGGCCGGCAACGCGGTGAACGGCGTGTCGATCGGCGACCTGCTGTTCTCCGGGCTGATTCCGGTGCTATGGGTGATGGGCTTCGTGCTGCTGACCGCGTACTGGCAGGCGGTGCGCTACAGCTTCCCGCGCCGGCCGGACGGCTCGACCGAACTGCCGCGCTTTCCCGGCTGGGCGACGGTCGGCAGGACGTTCTTCGGCGCGCTGCCCGGTTTGTTCGTGATTCTGATCATTCTCGGCTGTGTCGCGAAGGGGATCGCGACGGCGACCGAGGCGGCGGCGATCGCGGTCGGTTATTCGCTGGTGCTGACGGTGTTCGTCTATCGCAGCATGACGCGCGACAAGCTGTTCAAGTCGCTCGCGCGCGCGGCGCGCACGACCGGCGTCGTGCTGCTGCTGATCGGCGTGTCGAACATGCTGCGCTTCCAGATGGCGTACCTGGAGATTCCGGACGCGATCGAGCGCGCGCTCGAACACGCGACCACGATCCCGTGGCTGATGCTGCTGTACGTCAACATGATCCAGGTGTTCCTCGGCACGTTCGTCGACATGGCCGCGCACATCCTGATCACGACGCCGCTGTTCCTGCCGATGGCGATGCACTTCGGCGTCGGGCCGGTGCAGTTCGGCATCATGATCCTGCTGAACTGCTCGCTCGGCCTCGTGCATCCGCCGATCGGCTCGGTGCAGTTCATCGGCTGCGCGATCGGCGAGGTGTCGATCGGCGAGACGACGCGGATCGCGTGGCCGTATTACCTCGCGATCTTCAGCGCGATCAACATCGTCACGTATTTCCCGTCGTTCTCGACGTGGCTGCCGAGCCTCATCAACGGGCATCCGGTGTTCTGACGCGGCGGCGGCGGGTGGGATAGAAAGAGGCTCGCGACGGCGGGCCTCTTTCGTTTGAGGTTCTGGTTTGAGGCTTTTTTGCGCGCGGTTTCGCATTGGCGGCGCGCGCATTCGAAACGGATGAGGAGCAGGGCGATGAACGGTGTGGGTTCGATGCGCGCGGAGCGCGTCGCGGCGGCAGGCGACGCGCCGGCCGAAGTCGGCGAATGCCCGGTGTGGCGCGCGGCGGAAGGCGCGCTGTATTGGGTCGACATCGTCGCGAACAGGTTGAACCGGCTGCATCTCGACAGCGGCCGGCGCACCGCGTGGCGGCTGCCGGAACGCATCGCGTGTTTCGCGTTCGATCGCGACGGCGCGCTGCTGGCCGGCATGGAGAGCGGCCTGTTCGCGGTGGACCTGCGCGCCGCGCCGCACGGCGGCGAGGTGGCCGCGCGCCGCATCGCGGCGCCTGCGTTTCCGCTCGCGGACATGCGCTTCAACGACGGCCGCTGCGACCGCCAGGGCCGCTTCTGGGCCGGCACGATGGTGCAGGACACGGCCGCCGCGCAGGCGGTCGGCTCGCTGTTTCGCTACGACGCGAAGGGCGGACTGTCGCTGCCGGTCGTCGATGGGCTGATCGTGCAGAACGGGCTGTCGTGGTCGCCCGACGGCCGGACGATGTATCTGTCCGATTCGCATGCGAGCCGGCGGCTGGTGTGGGTCTACGACTACGACGTCGATGCGGGCTGGCCGCGCAACCGGCGTCTGTTCGCGGATCTGCACGCGCACGTCGGCCGTCCCGACGGCGCGGCCGTCGATGCGGACGGCGGCTACTGGATCTGCGCGAACGACGCGGGCCGCGTGCTGCGTTTCGCGCCGGATGGCCGGCTCGACCGGCAGATCGAATTGCCGGCCGCGAAGCCGGCGATGTGCGCGTTCGGCGGTCGCGATCTGGACACGCTGTTCATCACGACGATCCGGCCGGCCGCGAACGCGACGGAGCACGACGGACATCTGTTCGCGGCGAGGCCCGGCGTATGCGGGCTGCCGGAGCCGGAATTCGCGGGCGCGCTGGACGGCCTCGGACGATGACGCACGCGAACGAAAGTCCCGCGCGAACCTCGTTGCCGGGGACTGCCGGCGAGGCGCTTCCGGCTGCGCCGCCGCGCGCCGCGTGCGGCCGTCCGGGCCGTCCGCGTTGCTGATGCGCGGTGCCGATGCCTTACAATGGCGGACACCCCCGGACAACCCTCAGCGCACCTTTTCCAATATGGCTGACCAGAAAGCGCCTAGCATGCCGGCGCGGATTTACAGCGATATTCTGAACCGCATCATCGAAGGCGAATACAAGGAAGGGGCGCGCCTGCCGACCGAGCACGCGCTCGCGGAACAGTTCGCGACGTCGCGGCCGACCGTGCGCGAGGCGCTCGCGCAACTGCGCGCGGACGGCATCATCGCGACGCGCCACGGCTCCGGCACCACGGTGATCCGCCGTCCCGACCCGGACGTGCGCCGCTTCGCGCCGCTGGAGACGCTGTCCGACATCCGGCGCTGCTACGAATACCGCGTGGTCGTCGAGTCGGGGGCGGCGGCGCTCGCCGCGCAGAAGGCGGACGACGCCGACATTGCCGCGATCCGCGACGAGTGGGAGAACCTGGAGCGGATCGTCGAGACGGCGGGCATCGGCGCGAAGGACGATTTCGCGTTCCACCTCGCGGTGACGCGCGCGTCGAAGAACCAGTTCTTCGTGTCCGCGCTGTCGTCGATCCACGAGCAGATGGTGTTCAGCATGAACCTGTCGCGCAACCTGTCGCTCGTGAAGTCGGTCGAGCGCCAGCGGCTCGTGCAGCGCGAGCATCTCGAAGTGCTCGACGCGATCCAGCAGCGCGACCCCGAGCGCGCGGCGCGCGCGATGCGCGAGCACCTCGAACGCGCGATCGAGCGGATGTTCGGTTCCTGACTTTTTTGAAGCGTCGCGATCCGCGAGGGCGGTGGTCATGGAGCCGCGCCGGACTGCCCGGCGCGCGCGCTCGCCAACCCGTTTCGTTCAGTCCGGCATTCCATGGCCGCGCGTTTCCGGCAGGAACCACGGCAGCACGATCCCAAGCACGTACACCGAACCGAGCGCCATCGCAGCCTGCGGCACGCCGCCGAACGACTTGATCATCGTGCCCGCGAGGATCGGGAACACCCACGCGATCAGCCGGGCCGCGTTGAACACGAAGCTGATCGCCGTCGAACGCACGGTGCTCGTGAACAGTTCGCACGGATAGATCGCCATCCACACGTACGCGCAGCCGAGCGTGAAGAAACCGTTGATCGGCGCGACGATCATCATCGTTTCGACGCTCGTCGTCAGGCGGTAGGTGACGAACGTCGCCGCGAGCGAGCCGACGAACGTCAGCGACAGGAACGTCTTGCGGCCGATCGCGTCGATCACGAAACCCGCGATCATGTACGCGACGATCGCGCCGACCGTATAGACGATCGACACGCGCGAGCCCCACGCGACCGGGTCCGCGAGCCCTTCGGCCTTCGCGAGCGCGACCGTGAACGTCGGCAGCCAGCTTGAGATCGCCCACCAGCCGACCGTCGTGACGATCGACAGCACGACGAGGATCAGCGTGCGGCGCGCGGCCTCGCGCTCGACGAACAGTTGCGCGAGCGTGAACGGGCGTCGGCCGGATGCGGGCGCGGCCGACGCTGCGGCGGGTTCGGCGTTCGTCGCGTTCCAGCGTTTCTCGCGCACCGCGCGCTGCCATTTCTCCGATTCGTTGACGCCGCGCCGGATGTACAGCACGAACAGCGCGGGCACCGCGCCGAGCACGAACATCAGCCGCCACGTATCCGCGCCGAACGGATGCACGGACGACAGCCCGTACCAGATCACCGCGGCCGTCAGCGTGCCCCAGCCGAAACCCGATTGCAGGAAACCCGCGCCTTTCGCGCGCGCCTGTTCGGGCCACGTCTCGGACACGAGCGCGATGCCGGTGCTCCATTCGCTGCCCATCGCGAGACCCGTCACGAAGCGCAGCGCGCACAGCATCCAGACATCGGTCGAGAACGCGGTGAAGCCGGAGAACACCGCGTACAGGAACACGGACCACAGCATCATCCGCTTGCGCCCGACGTAGTCCGCGAGAATGCCGCCGACCAGCCCGCCGATGCCCCAGCCGAGCAGCGTGATGCCGATCACGAGGCCCGCATAGATCGGCGTCGATGCCGCCTGCGTCGCGGACAGCACCGAGTGCAGCATCGGCGCGAGCACGACCACGAGCACGAGCGCCTCGTAACCGTCGAAGATCCAGCCGAGAAAACTCGCGCGCAGCACGCGCCAGTGCATCGGCGTGAGCCCGTCGTACCAGCGGCCCCGCGCGCCGGCTGCGATCCGTCCTTGTTCCATCGTTTCGTCTCCGATCCCCTGCAAGAGGGGTGCTGCGACTGCGCCGGCGTGCGGCCCGATCGTGCCGTTCGGCGTTCGTCTCTTGTTGTGTTGTGGCGCGTCCTGTACCGACAGCGAAAACGCGGCCAGCGACGATCGTACCTCACCGCGCGTCGCGCCGTGACGGCGTTCTGGTGGCCGGCGAGGACTACGGCCGTCAATGCATCGAAGGTCCGCGCTCGGCGCTCGCGAGTTGCGGATAACCAACACTGCGGGATACCCGACGCGAGCGGCGCACGCGAACGCGCGCCGCCGGTTGCGCTTTGTGCTCCTCGCGCGCTGCATCGTCCGCATGAAACGGCGAGCGGCGCGCCGGTTGATGGCCAGCGCCGGTGGCTATCCAAACGCCGCTATCACGCGCGCCGATGCCGGGCAATATGCACGGCGGCCGGTATTTTCCATAGGCCGCCAATCGTCGTTTTAAAACGGCGGCCGAATTAACATCGTTCCATCGTTGCGACGCGTTTTAACGGCTTTATTAGCCGGATCAAATCCGCGCCGGAATGCTTGCCGCTCCGCGTTTCGCACGATTGCGCCGCAATCGCCGGGACGCCGGAGCGATCCCGCAGGTGAACAAGGCTTCTCCATTACCCGCGTATCTCGGGTTCCAGTATGGTCATTACCCTGATGGCCATACTGGATTTTTTTTAACTGGATTAGACCGTCACCGCATTAATCGACACAAAAAGGATATCCATGCCCACGCCACGATTCCGCCGCCGCCAGATCTGCATTGCCGCCGCATTGCTTCCGGTCACCTGGGTTGCCGGATGCGCGAGCGGCGGCGTGGCCGGCGGCGCTCGCCCCGGCGACACGCCGCTCGCGCCGGCCCCGCGCGCGGACGTGCCGGCGCTGAAGACCGTGATGGCCGCGCACTTCAAGGTCGGCGCGGCGGTCGAGCCGGACGCGCTGCGCCAGCCCGCGGACGCCGCGCTGATCGCACAACAGTTCTCCAGCCTCACCGCCGAAAACAAGATGAAGCCGGGCACGATCGGCATCGCGGAAGGGCGCTACAACTTCGGCCCCGC contains:
- a CDS encoding AraC family transcriptional regulator, whose protein sequence is MASTRPPLNERIYAPYKIAALVEVLAEQGIAPEDSLKGTDLRADELYDASVMTSVGQYATVCRNAVSLSCAPDTPFRVGRRLHLSAYGMYGYALMSCLSLRDYFKLGVKYHRLATPTVMIEWTEYPDRMVWTFPDAFVSSPSRELREFIIEQQYMQHVTHLEDVAGRRCPPVRACFSYAAPAHAERYADYLGCPCFFDEPQCELVYDSAILDQKPQLAHKLTAALLQETCDRLIGQAKTSAGVAGEVYQILMGQPGVFPGMDEVADAMHLTTRTLRRRLLAEGTSFVAIVDDVRRSLALEYLKTTRMSTDDVAMLLGFSDTANFRRALKRWTGKGPGELRG
- a CDS encoding alpha/beta hydrolase produces the protein MKSPLTRLAAAFAFAFASLGAHAATATTPTPAAAPVKNVVLVHGFFADGSGWQAVSKILTRDGYKVSVVQEPETSFDDDVKATRRVIDAQDGPSILVGHSYGGAVVTEAGNDAKVAGLVYVAAFQPDTGESPLDLTKKMPPATKAIKATADGYLYFDPAQFRADFAADVPAAEAQFMAASQVMPAAQSFGVPITQAAWRTKPSWAVVATADRAINPDLERFMTKRAGSTTVEIPSSHAAYISHPVEVAKLIEQAARHAGAQ
- a CDS encoding TetR/AcrR family transcriptional regulator gives rise to the protein MTATGEVTLGRIVEAGRQLIMRRGYSGFSYADVADAIDIRKASIHHHFPAKADLVIAVVRQSRDTFDADMASLQAGGADPLAQLRAYVGYWERCIADDSAPFCVAGMLGAELPALPDEVAQEVRAHFENLAAWLEQVLEAGVKSRLFRLGGSVQAEAATLVSVVYGAMLAARAYGNATLFKDVTDAAVERIVNPRRKAKSA
- a CDS encoding NAD-dependent epimerase/dehydratase family protein; this translates as MTKVALSGAGGQLGRVLRPALLARGFDLRSAAGSKPLEPIVPGEDVMHGDLRDPEVVDRLMRGIDVLIHMAGTSVERPLPEIIENNLRGLVAVYEGARRHRVRRIVFASSNHAIGMYPVEQKLDLDCAFRPDGFYGLSKAWGESLARMYWDKHGIESVCIRIGSCVEKPTEFRHLGTWLGHDDLLQLIEQSINVPDIGFQVVWGVSNNTRSYWDNSGAERLGYAPRQNAEDYATDIVGKPNPLDETAQRYQGGGFASIDFTPADQRVGSR
- a CDS encoding TRAP transporter substrate-binding protein — its product is MMVAASALALGAGGAQARVFRAANVHADTFPTVQALKYMGDEVAKETGGKDTMKVFGNSALGSEGDTISQVRVGALDMVWANGSLFNEIVPESVIPSLPFLFRDIDHFRKVMYGPEGQKILDAFSAKGMVALAFYESGARSIYAKKAIHSPADLKGLKVRVQPSDLMVDEIKAMGGTPTPMPYAEVYTGLKTGLVDSAENNVSSYAETKHYEVAPVFSETQHVMIPEVLVFSKKIWDTLTPQEQATVKKAATDSVPYYVKLWTAQEDNAMKTVVKGGATVVPASQIDRAAFVKAMQPVWAKYESTPQMKQLVDEIQAVH
- a CDS encoding TRAP transporter small permease; the protein is MSFMKRPNDVVSGVLTVVAAICLVVLCAMVLYGVVMRYVFDDAPDFVEPVALLMVIVIAFFGAALKVRDGGHIGLDSLVTKLPPRARLAAVAFQHLCLIAFAVAMFFGCQEMASTTSDDPIPIIGLPEATRYYIPMAASVCIVLFSFEHLLNMFARQRT
- a CDS encoding TRAP transporter large permease, giving the protein MELAILTISFLVFLVLGVPVSFALGLSCVLTYLYEGLPVATAMQSMVSGINAFSFLAVPFFIFSGELMLHGGIADRILRFAQALVGHFRGGLGMANVVACTLFGGVSGSPTADTSAMGGVVIPLMKREGYSAAYAVNVTTHSSLAGALMPTSTNMIIYALAAQGITGMVAGNAVNGVSIGDLLFSGLIPVLWVMGFVLLTAYWQAVRYSFPRRPDGSTELPRFPGWATVGRTFFGALPGLFVILIILGCVAKGIATATEAAAIAVGYSLVLTVFVYRSMTRDKLFKSLARAARTTGVVLLLIGVSNMLRFQMAYLEIPDAIERALEHATTIPWLMLLYVNMIQVFLGTFVDMAAHILITTPLFLPMAMHFGVGPVQFGIMILLNCSLGLVHPPIGSVQFIGCAIGEVSIGETTRIAWPYYLAIFSAINIVTYFPSFSTWLPSLINGHPVF
- a CDS encoding SMP-30/gluconolactonase/LRE family protein translates to MNGVGSMRAERVAAAGDAPAEVGECPVWRAAEGALYWVDIVANRLNRLHLDSGRRTAWRLPERIACFAFDRDGALLAGMESGLFAVDLRAAPHGGEVAARRIAAPAFPLADMRFNDGRCDRQGRFWAGTMVQDTAAAQAVGSLFRYDAKGGLSLPVVDGLIVQNGLSWSPDGRTMYLSDSHASRRLVWVYDYDVDAGWPRNRRLFADLHAHVGRPDGAAVDADGGYWICANDAGRVLRFAPDGRLDRQIELPAAKPAMCAFGGRDLDTLFITTIRPAANATEHDGHLFAARPGVCGLPEPEFAGALDGLGR
- a CDS encoding FadR/GntR family transcriptional regulator codes for the protein MPARIYSDILNRIIEGEYKEGARLPTEHALAEQFATSRPTVREALAQLRADGIIATRHGSGTTVIRRPDPDVRRFAPLETLSDIRRCYEYRVVVESGAAALAAQKADDADIAAIRDEWENLERIVETAGIGAKDDFAFHLAVTRASKNQFFVSALSSIHEQMVFSMNLSRNLSLVKSVERQRLVQREHLEVLDAIQQRDPERAARAMREHLERAIERMFGS
- a CDS encoding MFS transporter, whose product is MEQGRIAAGARGRWYDGLTPMHWRVLRASFLGWIFDGYEALVLVVVLAPMLHSVLSATQAASTPIYAGLVIGITLLGWGIGGLVGGILADYVGRKRMMLWSVFLYAVFSGFTAFSTDVWMLCALRFVTGLAMGSEWSTGIALVSETWPEQARAKGAGFLQSGFGWGTLTAAVIWYGLSSVHPFGADTWRLMFVLGAVPALFVLYIRRGVNESEKWQRAVREKRWNATNAEPAAASAAPASGRRPFTLAQLFVEREAARRTLILVVLSIVTTVGWWAISSWLPTFTVALAKAEGLADPVAWGSRVSIVYTVGAIVAYMIAGFVIDAIGRKTFLSLTFVGSLAATFVTYRLTTSVETMMIVAPINGFFTLGCAYVWMAIYPCELFTSTVRSTAISFVFNAARLIAWVFPILAGTMIKSFGGVPQAAMALGSVYVLGIVLPWFLPETRGHGMPD